Part of the Shewanella eurypsychrophilus genome is shown below.
TTAGACGTCCAGACATCTCTTTCCACTTTTTGTGGTCAGTATGGTGTTCAGTAAATAGTTTAGGAGTAGTAGATGACCGAACGTAAGTTAGCCACAATTGCAGTGCGCCAAGGGATTGAGTCCGATACCCAACATGGTGCCGTGGTGCCCCCTATCTATTTATCTACTAACTACTCCTTCGATGGGCATAAGAATCCCAGAGACTTTGATTACAGCCGCTCAGGTAATCCTACCCGTTCGATTTTAGGTGATGCGATTGCCGGACTCGAAAAAGGGGCGACAGGGGTTGTGACTTGCACAGGTATGGCAGCAATCACATTGGTGACCAGCTTGCTTGGCCCTGATGATCTGCTCGTGGTACCCCATGATTGTTATGGTGGTAGCTACCGTCTGTTTACCAACTTAGCCAAAAAAGGGGCCTTTAAGCTAGCCGTTGTCGATCAGACTGACAATAAAGCGCTTAATGCTGCGATAGCGCAAAAACCTAAGATGGTCTGGCTGGAAACGCCCTCTAACCCTCTGCTAAGAGTGGTTGATATCGAAGAGATCGCTAAAGCCTGTAAGGCCGTCGATGCGTTAGTTGTGGTAGATAATACCTTCCTGTCACCTATTCTGCAGCAGCCCTTGCTACTGGGCGCCGATATTGTTATTCACTCCACCACTAAATACATCAATGGTCACAGCGATGTGGTTGGTGGCGCCGTAGTAGCCAAAGATGCAGAACTCGGCGAGTTGCTTCACTGGTGGTCAAATACCTTAGGGCTGACGGGGTCGGCGTTTGATAGCTATCTGACCCTTCGCGGTATTCGCACCTTAGCGGTGCGTATTCGTGAGCATCAAGCCAATGCTCAGCGTGTTTTAGCTGTGTTAACTAACAGCAATGCGGTCGATAAGGTGTATTATCCAGGTCTTGCCGATCACCCTGGCCATGAGATTGCCGCTAAGCAGCAAAGAGGCTTCGGTGCCATGATCAGCTTCGAGCTTAAAGGTGGAGAAGATGAGCTGGTAGCATTTCTTGACAAATTATCTGTGTTTTCTGTCGCAGAAAGTTTAGGTGGGGTAGAGAGTTTAGTCGCGGTTCCTGCGACAATGACTCACAGAGCTATGGAGCCAGAGGCTCGAGCAGAAGCTGGGGTTAAAGAGACCCTAATCCGTCTTTCAGTGGGTATCGAAGATGCCGACGATTTAGTTGCCGATATTGAAGCTGGACTTGCCGCAGCGGCAAGTTGTTAATTTCGGTAGATAGGAGTTAAAGATGGCGCGTTGTCATTTGCATAAATTTGGTGGTTCTAGCTTAGCGGATGCAGATTGCTACCGCCGTGTTGCTCATATCCTTCTCACTCACGGCAATAGCGATGATCTCGTCGTTGTATCGGCTGCGGGTAAGAGCACTAATTTTCTTTATAAGCTACTAGAACTCAAAGACACTAAGCAGTTGTGGCAAGAAGAGCTACAAGTGCTGATTAGCTTTCAACAGAATCTGATCGAACAGTTGCTCTCTAATGAGCAAGCAAGAAGCTTAAGGGAACGCTTATCTATTGATAAATATCAATTAATTAGTTTGTTCTCATTAGATATTCTTAATGAATATAAACGCAGTGAAGTGGTGAGCTTCGGCGAGCGTTGGTCTGCGCGTTTACTCGCGGCCTTATTGAGAGAGTCTGGTGTTGCGGCGTCGGATATTGATGCAAGAAGCTTATTGATTGCCGATGAAGGTGCCGTTCCTCAAATCAGGCTCGATGAATCCCGCGAACGCGTACAGGCATCAGTTGCGAATCACCCTAATGAGCGTTTGATTATCACAGGCTTTATCTGTGCAAACAGGCACGGTGAGACCTTGCTATTGGGTCGTAACGGCTCAGATTACAGTGCAACCTTGATTGCCAGCTTAGCCGATATTGAACGTGTGACTATCTGGACCGATGTTGAAGGTGTCTTTAATGCCGATCCGAACAAGATTAACGATGCTAAGCTGCTTAAGAGTCTCTCTTTAGATGAGGCTAACCGTTTAGCACACTTAGGCTCACCAGTACTGCATAACCGCTCACTACAGCCATTATTTGATACCCAAGTGAGTCTGGCAGTACGTTCAAGCTATGCATCTCACACTGACTTTACGCTCATCGCGCCTAAGAGTTCTCAAGCTAGCGCGCCAGTGGTGACAAACCTTCCGAGTGTGTCGCTATTTACCTTCAGAATTGCCAGTGATATTGCAAATCTAGCAGACTTGCTCGAAGAGGCGGGTCTGTTGCCGCTTGCTCATTGGAAGCTGGCACATAATTGCGTCGAACTTGCCTTTACTCACGAGAATCAGAAACAGGTTCAAGCAATTTTAGAAACCGAAGCGCTGGGGATCTCAGACTTAAGTCAGAGAGATGATTTAGGCTTAGTGGCGTTAGTGAGCGCCGATGCAGGGCTTTATCGACGCGGCTTTGCCCGATTGTTAAGTCGTGATGCCAGACCGCTATTTAAAGATGGCTTAAGTTTGGTGACCTTAGTACCAACATCGCAAGTCAATTTACTCACTCAGAAGGTGCATCGTCGCTGCGCTGGACCGCGTAAGCGCATCGGTGTGTTGTTATTGGGTATTGGTAATATTGGTGAGGCCTGGATCGATCTGTTTAGCCGAGCTTGCGTCGCGTTAAATAAAGAGTTAGAAGCCAGCGTTGAGCTAGTAGGGCTACTTAGCTCTAAGAAGGCTTTGTTAAAAGAAGAAGGTATCGAGCTAGATTCTTGGAAAGAGGTATTTGAGCAACAGGCTACACCTTGGTTATATGATCATATGTTTGAGCAGTTACAAGCGCTCGATTGTGATGAGATCATCGCCTTAGATATCAGTGCCAGTGCCGATTTGACTCTGCAATACCCTGAGTTTTTCTCTCGTGGGATCCATGTGGTTAGTGCGAACAAGCTAGCGGGATCTGGTCCTTTGGCTTTTTATCGTGAACTTAAACAGCAACTGGGTAATCGCAGACTGTTCTGGCGCTATAATGCGAGTTGTGGGGCAGGTTTACCTGTGCAGCACGCGCTTAATGACCTACATAACAGCGGTGACACCATTGAGGCTGTTGGCGGGATCTTCTCGGGAACCTTATGCTGGTTGTTTGAGAAATATGACGCTAAAAAACCTTTCTCTGAACTGGTGTTAGAAGCCAAGGGCTTAGGGATCACTGAGCCAGATCCTCGTGATGATCTTTCCGGTCGTGATATGCAGCGTAAGTTGCTTATTCTGGCTCGCGAGATAGGTCATGAGATAGAGCTTGAAGATATCGAGCTTAACTCATTAGTGCCTGCGGACTTAGCCGATATTCCATTAGATCAGTTCTTAAGCCGGATCTCAGAACTTGATGGACAGATGCTGCAACAGTTTCAAGCCGCAGCAGAGCAAAACAAGGTATTGAGATATGTCGCTGGGCTTGATGTTGTCGATGGGCAACTAAAAGCCGCTGTCGGTATCGAGTGGGTCGATTGTGAGCATGCCTATGCCAATCTGACCCCAGGCGATAATGTGTTTGTGATCCGTAGTGTCTTTTATCAGGACAACCCTTTGATTATCAGAGGGCCAGGTGCAGGACGAGAAGTGACTGCAGCGGCTGTGCAATCAGATCTTGCGCAGATTTGTCGGGATTTGGTGCAGGAATAAAGCAGGACGCTGCGCTTCGAGTTCGTTCGCAGGCTCACTGCGAGAGCGCTGCGCTACGAGAACGGGAACAAGTTCCCTTCGAGTTCGCCAACAAGTTGGCTACGAGATAAAAGCCAAATCTTGTCCTCGCAGGAACGAAGTTCCGTCCTCGAAGGCGTTTCTCAGCCGTTCTCGCAGCTGCTTTTCTTCGAGTATGTTCGCAGGCTCACTGCGAGAGCGCTGCGCTACGAGAACGGGAACAAGTTCCCTTCGAGTTCGCCAACAAGTTGGCTACGAGATAAAAGCCAAATCTTGTCCTCGCAGGGCGAAGCCCGTCCTCGGAGGCGCTTTCCAGCCGAACTCGCAGTGACGAAGTCACGTTCTCGTAGCAGCTTTTTTTCAAGCTGGCTGCGAGTAAGATCAAAAGCTTTTAAGCTTCTGACTTTTCTTTTCCTCGTAGTCGCAAAGCGACGTACTCGGAGGTGCTTTCTGCCGTTCTCGGAGGGCGAAGCCCGTACTCGAAGGCGTTTCATAGCCGAACTCGCATCCTCGCATCCTCGCAGTGACGAAGTCACGTCCTCGCAGCAGCTTCGCTGCGTCCTCTAGCGACAGCGTCGCGTCTTCATTATATCTTATTAATATTTAGTCCCCTGTTTGCTATTGACTTCAATCTCATTTTCTCTAGTATGGACATATAGACGTCCAAACGTCTAAAAAGATTTGTACTAGGTATCTTATACAGTAGGTATCCATTACCGCTAGTGCGAGCGTTTAGATAGCTAATTTGTAAAGTGTCGTAAAGGGATAAGAAATGGGTTTTCATCATGCACAACATGCAACATCACTAAACCAGAGCTTGGCTGAGCTGAATGGTGATATTAACGTTTCTTTTGAATTTTTCCCTCCTGCTTCACCTGAGATGGAAAAGATCCTCTGGAATTCAGTTAGACGACTAGAGCCGCTCAATCCAAAATTTGTTTCTGTCACTTACGGTGCTAACTCTGGCGTTCGTGACCGTACCCATGGGGTTATTGAGCGTATTCAGAAAGAGACTGATCTGGTTGCTGCGCCGCACCTGACATTAGTCGACGCAAGTGATGAGGAGCTAAAAGAGCTTGCTAAACATTACTGGAACACTGGTATTCGCGATATTGTTGCGCTTCGTGGCGATCTGCCCGAGGGTAGCCCGAGGCCGACTCGTTTCGCTAATGACTTAGTACGTCTACTACGCTCAGTCGCCGACTTTGATATCTCAGTGGCTGCCTATCCCGAAGTGCATCCTGATGCGAGAAATGCCCAGGCAGATCTGATTAATCTAAAGAAGAAGATCGATGCAGGTGCTAACCGTGCAATTACCCAGTTTTTCTTCGATGTAGAGTCTTACTTAAGGTTCCGCGATCGTTGTGTTGCTGCAGGTATTGATGTCGAAATTGTCCCAGGTATTCTTCCGGTAACTAACTTTAAGCAACTTAAGCGCTTTGCTGGCATGACTAACGTCTCTATTCCTAGCTGGTTACACAAACAGTTCGAAGGCTTAGATGATGATCCGGCCACTCGTCAGATGGTAGGTGCTAACGTAGCTATCGACATGGTTAAGGTGTTGTCCCGCGAAGGCGTAAAAGATTTCCACTTTTATACCCTTAACCGTGCTGAGTTAACTTATGCCATTTGTCACACCTTAGGCGTACGTCCTGGGCGATAAATTTTAGCCGCTAGGTTATAAACCTATAAAGTGACAATTCGAATGCCCACTCTTTTGAGTGGGCATTTTTGTCTGGAATTAGATATTTATCGAAACTTCATGTTAGTTTTAGATCAAGCAAACATTTATACCGATTGGTATTAGGTATTAGATATTTAGGGAAGAATGTCATGAGAATTCTAGTCGTACTCATTTTATCTGGATGCATTACGGCGTGTAGCGGGGTTAGGTTCCAATCGAATATCAGCCCTGATTTAGCTGAACATGCTCAAAGCGTTGCGAACGCTGATAAAGTTGTCGAATACAGTGTGGAGGAGATCCAGCGCTATCAAGCAAGGGATTTAGGGCTATTAGTTGCTTCTTCATGTCAGCAAGAACTGCTCTCAGCTAAACCTTCCAAGTATTCTATTAAGCGCGACCTTAAATATCAGACTCAGAACTTAGGTGGCAATGGATTTGTCATCATGGAATGCAGTAATGATAGGTATGCTGGTTGTTATGCTTATTTGGAGTGTAGAGCGCTAGCCTATGACGTTGATTATGGCAGTCGTTAACTTGGGTTAAAATAGAATGATACAAGTAAAACATAGATACAAAGCGAGCTGTCACTGTGGTGAAGTTGTGCTTAAATTAACCTTACCCGAAGGCTTAGTGGACCCTCGTCGATGTGATTGTTCTATGTGTAGGCGTCGTGGGACAATAGTCGCTTCAGTCCCCTTAGCTGATCTTGAAGTGGTTAAAGGGCAAGAGTTACTCACTCTTTATCAGTTTAATACTCATAGCGCTAAACACTTTTTCTGCTCAAAATGTGGGATTTACACCCATCATCAAAGACGCTCTAATCCCCACCATTATGCATTTAATGTGGCTTGCTTAGATGGTGACGATCCCTTCTCACTGCATCAACTACTGAAAGAAGGCGTTACGTTAAAAGATGGGGTTAATCATCCAAGTGACACACCTACTTATGACTAACTCAAGAGCAATTCATGAGTGAAACATGTGTACTAATGAATAAATAAGTGAATAAAGAAGTGAATAAAAAACCGGATAAACAAATGGATAGCCAGGCTCAGTGCCCCTTGTGTCAAAGAGCTAATGGCTGCGCTGTTAATCAGGGTGGGAGCATTAGTGAGTGTTGGTGCAGTGAGGTCTCTTTCCCTTCTAGAGAGCAGATCCCAGAATCTCAACTCGCTAATAACACCTGTATTTGTAGAACCTGCATTGAAAAACTCAAGCAGGAGGAGCTGTTAGGTATCAAACGTATTGATTGATACCTGTGTCTACTTTACTGGGGTCATATAAAACTTACAGCTTAATAGACCGCCGAAGAGATAAGATTTACCCCACGCTGAAAACAACCATCTGTCAGTCTTTTATGCGCAATACCGTGAAGCATGAAGGAGATATTATAGCGATTGCCTTTCACTGGCAGTTTACTGATGACAGCTCCTCTTACGATATAGCTTTCGGTATGGGTAGCGACATCCTTCTTGCGTTCAATCGCTGTCACCTTATAAACCGTGGTGTCTAGCTTTTCATCACCATCAACGACCATCGCCATCTGCCCAGGCTTGACCTGTTTCCAGTCTTCGTTCATTGCGTCGATGGCTTGATTATCATCAAGATCAAAGATGATAGGGTCGCTCAATACCTCTTGGTTACTGTCCGTTTTATCCTCTGTTTCACCGTAGGCTCTTTTGTAGTCGCGGCCTTTTAAGTTATTAAAGTAGATCATTTGTGTCTCGAGATAGATTAGCTATGCTTTAATAAAACATAAAGATATACATCTGTATAGCCTGTTTTTGTAAAACACTGCTTTGAAGTGTCAGTGAACGTAAGCATTAGTTTAGTTTTCAGCTATATATCTGGCGTGAAAATGTTCGATGATAAGAGGTACTGCTGACTGTCATGAAAGAGCTTGTTGTGAAAGAAGTGGCCTTGAAAGACAAGAGCTGCCATCGAATCGGTTTACTGGTCTTTGTGGCGATATTTCTTTGCGGGTTAAGCTCGTGTCAATTTAGCCGTGAGCAGCGGATGAAAGAATCATACTCCGTGCTAGTGCTACTTGCTCATCCAGATGATGAGACTTGGGTTTCGGGAACATTGGCTAAATTGGCCGATAGAGGGCTTGAGGTTATTCCTGTTTATGCGACCTCAGGAGGTAAGGGAAGTGATCGTTTAGATCTGGGATTATCAGGTACTAAACTGGCTAAGATGAGGGAGCTTGAAGCCATTAAGGCATGCCAAGTGCTAGGTGTGAGCCCGCCTATCTTCTTGCGCTTTGCTGATGGCAAGTTAACCCATCTTCAATCTCAGCTATCTAATAAATTTAAAGTGATTGTCGAGCGAGTGAACCCGGCATGGGTCATATCATTTATGCAAGGTGGGATCACTGGTAATCGAGATCATAGAATAGTGAGTAAACTGATCACACGAGATCACTCTACCCGTGCTGTCTATTTTGGGCTATCCGATACCCGAGCAAGGTCTTTGAGCCATGCAGCACAGAAGTTTGACTTCAATTACTCTGTCACGGCGCCGGTTGATGATAATGAGGTAACTCATCGAGTCGATGTATCTCAATACACCCATTTACGTATTCAGGCTATGTCTCAGCATATAAGCCAATTTCCGCCTGTTATGATAAATGCATTTACAGATTTTGTTAGTGCTTCATCTTTTGAAGAGTTAGTAGTGTCAGATGATGTAGAGAACCCTAAAGCGTTAGAAAAATATCTAGATTGACACAGCTTTACCTTTTTTTACCTCCTTAGCTATTTCTCTAATGTGACTGATATACAGCGTGCGATAGCTTTCGGCGGTGATATTTCAATTTCCATGAGCGCCGGTGACTGTATTGTTCAAGCCAATGATATCCCTAACCATGACTTTAATGATGCGGAGGCAAGCTTTGCCACTAATGTGTCAGAACAAGACTCTAACTATGTGCTAACGAGCCAACCTCAGCAGGCGCAGAATAGTACAGCTTTAAACCTAGGAGTGACCAATGCTGTGATGCTCAATGGGGTGGTGATCGATCTGTTAGCGGCGGCCTGTTATGGCGTAGGTAACGAGCCATTAGGGCTGGAGAAGATAGGTTGTGGCCAAGATCAGAGTGATAACCCTTGGCGTTACGACCCTATGTCAGCGCTAAATAACTTTGGCACAGATGCACATAATGCTCATGTGCAACCTGATGGCACCTATCACTATCATGGCAGCCCTATGGCTATGTATGATCTGGACTGTGAAGCCACAGGCGAGGCATCACCTGTCATCGGTTTTGCCGCCGATGGCTTCCCAGTATTTGGCCCCTGCTTTCAAGAGCCTCAGAGCAGTTTAGTGCGTAAAGCAGAGTCAAGTTTTGTGCTCAAAGGTGATGGCACAGCAAGACAAGCGGTGAACGGTTATACAACGCCAGTTGCAGGTGTGGGTGGCATCGTCAGTAACAATTACGATGGCCAGTTTAGGGGGGATTATGAGTTTTTATCGGGGCAAGGCGATCTTGATGAGTGTAACGGTATGACTATCGATGGCCAGTATGGCTATTACATTACTGATAGTTATCCTTGGGTGCTTAACTGTTACCAAGGTGAGCTGGATGACTCTTTTAGTAAGATGGGGCCAGCATTAACCAACCTGCTGCACAGCCATTAGCTCTTGATTACAGCCATGAGCTTTTGATAGTCGCTGCGCGAGAAAACTCACGCAGCGACGATGAAGTTTCTAGTTAGTTATTGATTGCTCAAGTCGATCATTGCCTGAGTGATGTCGCCGGCAAGATTGGGGTCATCGAGCTTAATGCTAACCGGTTTGCCATTTTCAATTAGGTCGTAGAAGTTGACATTAAAGCGGGTAAACACATCGCCCCACGTATATTCTAAGAAAGTGGTTCCTGTCTCTAGGCTCTGACTGATGGTCCACTCGGTGGCATACTCTGTCATTTTACCGTCGACGATTCTGTTAGGTGCATCATGGGGCACCTTGACGACAGTGGCCTGTAACTTCATCAGGCCATTAATGGTGCTTTGAGGCTCGGTTAAATGCGATAGAAAGTAACGGGCATGCAGGTATCTTTGCTCCGGACTTACGTTACCTTTTTCACCTATGATGCTTTTACCATCAGATGATTGTAACGCTTGCTTGGCCCAGACCTTATCCCAATTATCTATGTGTGCTTTTACGCTAGGTTGATTGGTCATCACTTTAGCGTCATCACCGGTATACACATTCACACCTTCAGGATCTAGCTCTATGATGGCGCGATCGCCAGACTTGTCCGTCACAGTCCAATGAAACTTTGGCGCGATAGGCAGCCCAGGAAGCTCGACTAAGGTGGATTTTATCTGTTCAATATTGGCGATGACCTCCTTTACACTGGCAAAGTTAGTCGCTAAATATTCACCATAGGTAAGTTGAGATATGCTGCCTTCGACTCGTTCACCCATAGCCATAGGACCATAGTATAAGACGCTAGCTCGCATGCCTTCACTATTGACCACATCATGCACCAAGCCACCATAAGAGAAGACCCCGGCAATGGTGTACTTGGTTTTATAGCTGCCACCCGCTTTATCTAATCCCAGAAGCAGCCGCTCAGAACCTGCAGGCAGCACTCTAATCTCGCCCTTGGTGGGCTCTAGCCAGTCATTGGTTCGACTAATCAAGGTGCCGAACTCTTTGGTGTTCCAAGCAACGTCAGTACAAGCTTCAACGTTAAAAGAGCTTGCACTAGCAAGACCCAAGGTGATCATGCAAGCAAGTGCTGTAGAGTGAGTTTTCATAGGTATGCCTCTAGTCATCAATGTACCGCTATCATATGTGGTATATTTCATGAAAACACATCACATTTGATGGGTTAGATCCACGGTGCGGAGACGAGTTATGAGCTTAAGCTATGAGCAGGTAAGGGCTTTTGTCACGGTTGCTGAAACGGGTTCATTCAGTGCCGCTGCCAGAGTTTTAGACAGAGACAGATCAACGCTCAGTCAGGTGATCGCCAATTTAGAGATAGATCTAGGTTATGGGCTTTTCGATCGCTCGGCAAAACTTCCGGTGCTGACCCGAGATGGCCAAGCATTGTTGAGTCATGCTAAG
Proteins encoded:
- the metF gene encoding methylenetetrahydrofolate reductase codes for the protein MGFHHAQHATSLNQSLAELNGDINVSFEFFPPASPEMEKILWNSVRRLEPLNPKFVSVTYGANSGVRDRTHGVIERIQKETDLVAAPHLTLVDASDEELKELAKHYWNTGIRDIVALRGDLPEGSPRPTRFANDLVRLLRSVADFDISVAAYPEVHPDARNAQADLINLKKKIDAGANRAITQFFFDVESYLRFRDRCVAAGIDVEIVPGILPVTNFKQLKRFAGMTNVSIPSWLHKQFEGLDDDPATRQMVGANVAIDMVKVLSREGVKDFHFYTLNRAELTYAICHTLGVRPGR
- a CDS encoding YHYH protein, whose product is MTDIQRAIAFGGDISISMSAGDCIVQANDIPNHDFNDAEASFATNVSEQDSNYVLTSQPQQAQNSTALNLGVTNAVMLNGVVIDLLAAACYGVGNEPLGLEKIGCGQDQSDNPWRYDPMSALNNFGTDAHNAHVQPDGTYHYHGSPMAMYDLDCEATGEASPVIGFAADGFPVFGPCFQEPQSSLVRKAESSFVLKGDGTARQAVNGYTTPVAGVGGIVSNNYDGQFRGDYEFLSGQGDLDECNGMTIDGQYGYYITDSYPWVLNCYQGELDDSFSKMGPALTNLLHSH
- a CDS encoding cysteine-rich CWC family protein; the encoded protein is MNKEVNKKPDKQMDSQAQCPLCQRANGCAVNQGGSISECWCSEVSFPSREQIPESQLANNTCICRTCIEKLKQEELLGIKRID
- the metB gene encoding cystathionine gamma-synthase, which gives rise to MTERKLATIAVRQGIESDTQHGAVVPPIYLSTNYSFDGHKNPRDFDYSRSGNPTRSILGDAIAGLEKGATGVVTCTGMAAITLVTSLLGPDDLLVVPHDCYGGSYRLFTNLAKKGAFKLAVVDQTDNKALNAAIAQKPKMVWLETPSNPLLRVVDIEEIAKACKAVDALVVVDNTFLSPILQQPLLLGADIVIHSTTKYINGHSDVVGGAVVAKDAELGELLHWWSNTLGLTGSAFDSYLTLRGIRTLAVRIREHQANAQRVLAVLTNSNAVDKVYYPGLADHPGHEIAAKQQRGFGAMISFELKGGEDELVAFLDKLSVFSVAESLGGVESLVAVPATMTHRAMEPEARAEAGVKETLIRLSVGIEDADDLVADIEAGLAAAASC
- a CDS encoding bifunctional aspartate kinase/homoserine dehydrogenase II — encoded protein: MARCHLHKFGGSSLADADCYRRVAHILLTHGNSDDLVVVSAAGKSTNFLYKLLELKDTKQLWQEELQVLISFQQNLIEQLLSNEQARSLRERLSIDKYQLISLFSLDILNEYKRSEVVSFGERWSARLLAALLRESGVAASDIDARSLLIADEGAVPQIRLDESRERVQASVANHPNERLIITGFICANRHGETLLLGRNGSDYSATLIASLADIERVTIWTDVEGVFNADPNKINDAKLLKSLSLDEANRLAHLGSPVLHNRSLQPLFDTQVSLAVRSSYASHTDFTLIAPKSSQASAPVVTNLPSVSLFTFRIASDIANLADLLEEAGLLPLAHWKLAHNCVELAFTHENQKQVQAILETEALGISDLSQRDDLGLVALVSADAGLYRRGFARLLSRDARPLFKDGLSLVTLVPTSQVNLLTQKVHRRCAGPRKRIGVLLLGIGNIGEAWIDLFSRACVALNKELEASVELVGLLSSKKALLKEEGIELDSWKEVFEQQATPWLYDHMFEQLQALDCDEIIALDISASADLTLQYPEFFSRGIHVVSANKLAGSGPLAFYRELKQQLGNRRLFWRYNASCGAGLPVQHALNDLHNSGDTIEAVGGIFSGTLCWLFEKYDAKKPFSELVLEAKGLGITEPDPRDDLSGRDMQRKLLILAREIGHEIELEDIELNSLVPADLADIPLDQFLSRISELDGQMLQQFQAAAEQNKVLRYVAGLDVVDGQLKAAVGIEWVDCEHAYANLTPGDNVFVIRSVFYQDNPLIIRGPGAGREVTAAAVQSDLAQICRDLVQE
- a CDS encoding GFA family protein, whose product is MIQVKHRYKASCHCGEVVLKLTLPEGLVDPRRCDCSMCRRRGTIVASVPLADLEVVKGQELLTLYQFNTHSAKHFFCSKCGIYTHHQRRSNPHHYAFNVACLDGDDPFSLHQLLKEGVTLKDGVNHPSDTPTYD
- a CDS encoding linear amide C-N hydrolase, which gives rise to MKTHSTALACMITLGLASASSFNVEACTDVAWNTKEFGTLISRTNDWLEPTKGEIRVLPAGSERLLLGLDKAGGSYKTKYTIAGVFSYGGLVHDVVNSEGMRASVLYYGPMAMGERVEGSISQLTYGEYLATNFASVKEVIANIEQIKSTLVELPGLPIAPKFHWTVTDKSGDRAIIELDPEGVNVYTGDDAKVMTNQPSVKAHIDNWDKVWAKQALQSSDGKSIIGEKGNVSPEQRYLHARYFLSHLTEPQSTINGLMKLQATVVKVPHDAPNRIVDGKMTEYATEWTISQSLETGTTFLEYTWGDVFTRFNVNFYDLIENGKPVSIKLDDPNLAGDITQAMIDLSNQ
- a CDS encoding PIG-L deacetylase family protein; translated protein: MKESYSVLVLLAHPDDETWVSGTLAKLADRGLEVIPVYATSGGKGSDRLDLGLSGTKLAKMRELEAIKACQVLGVSPPIFLRFADGKLTHLQSQLSNKFKVIVERVNPAWVISFMQGGITGNRDHRIVSKLITRDHSTRAVYFGLSDTRARSLSHAAQKFDFNYSVTAPVDDNEVTHRVDVSQYTHLRIQAMSQHISQFPPVMINAFTDFVSASSFEELVVSDDVENPKALEKYLD